The Pseudomonas viciae genomic interval CGGTTCAAATCCGGCTCCCGCAACCAGTTTCAGGGGCCCCTTCCAAGGGGCTTTTTGTTAGCTGGACACTTTATAACGCCGCTGTTCGACGGCGTTTCAGGGATGGGCGATTCGCCCATTTTTTTTTATTTGCACAGCATGCACAAACATGCACGAGGGGGTTCAGGTGTCGAGCAAGCTAGAACAGTTGCAGGCCTTGTTGGCCCCGGTGGTCGTGGCCCTTGGCTATGAATGCTGGGGTATTGAGTTTTCGGCTCAAGGTCGCCACTCACTGTTGCGCGTTTATATCGATAAGGAAGGCGGCGTGTTGGTGGATGATTGCGCCATCGTCAGCCGTCAGATCAGCGGTGTATTGGATGTCGAAGACCCAATCACCTCCGAATACACCCTTGAAGTTTCCTCGCCTGGCATGGAACGCCCTCTGTTCACCCTTGAACAGTTTGCTTCGTTTGCCGGTGAACAAGTGAAGATCAAGCTGCGCTCGCCTTTTGAAGGTCGACGCAACTTTCAAGGCCTTCTGCGCGGTGTAGAAGAGCAGGACGTCGTGGTGCAGGTAGAAGACCATGAGTTCCTGTTGCCGATCGATATGATCGACAAGGCCAACATTATTCCCAGTTTTGACTGATACGTGCCAGATACTGCGGATCCCGCGGATCCAATGGCTTGCGAAAGGCGAGGCGTACGATGAGCAAAGAAGTACTGCTGGTTGTTGAGTCGGTATCCAATGAAAAGGGCGTACCGGCTAACGTTATTTTTGAAGCGCTGGAGTTGGCTCTGGCCACTGCCACTAAAAAGCGGTTTGAAGACGAAGTTGATTTGCGTGTGGAAATCAATCGCCACACCGGTGCCTATGAGACTTTCCGTCGCTGGACGGTAGTCGAGGAAGCCGACCTGGACGATCCGGCTATCGAAACCTGGCCGAGCAAGGTTGCAGAAACGCATCCTGGCGCCAAGGTAGGTGATGTAGTCGAAGAAAAGATCGAGTCCATCGAGTTCGGTCGCATCGCTGCACAGACTGCCAAGCAGGTCATTGTGCAGAAAGTTCGCGAAGCCGAACGTGCACAAGTCGTCGACGCCTATCGCGAGCGCCTGGGGGAAATCATCTCCGGCACCGTGAAAAAGGTTACCCGTGACAACGTGATCGTTGACCTGGGCAACAACGCCGAAGCGTTGCTGGCCCGTGAAGACATCATTTCTCGCGAAACTTTCCGGGTTGGCGTGCGCCTGCGTGCGCTGCTCAAGGAAATCCGCACCGAGAACCGCGGCCCGCAGCTGATCCTGTCGCGTACTGCGCCGGAAATGCTGATCGAGTTGTTCCGCATCGAAGTGCCGGAAATTGCTGAAGGCCTGATCGAAGTAATGGCCGCCTCCCGTGATCCGGGTTCGCGTGCCAAGATCGCGGTCCGCTCCAAGGACAAGCGTATCGACCCGCAAGGCGCCTGCATCGGCATGCGTGGTTCGCGTGTCCAGGCCGTATCCGGCGAGTTGGGCGGCGAGCGCGTGGACATCGTCCTGTGGGACGACAACCCGGCTCAGTTCGTGATCAACGCCATGTCGCCTGCTGAAGTGGCGGCAATTATCGTCGACGAAGATGCCCATGCCATGGACATCGCCGTTGGCGCAGACAATCTCGCTCAGGCCATCGGTCGCGGTGGTCAGAACGTGCGTCTGGCTAGCCAGTTGACCGGCTGGACCCTGAACGTGATGACCGAATCGGACATCCAGGCTAAGCAGCAAGCTGAAACCGGCGACATCCTGCGCAACTTCATCGACGAGTTGGAAGTCGACGAAGAGCTGGCACAGGTGCTGGTGGATGAAGGCTTTACCAGCCTGGAAGAGATTGCCTACGTACCGGTGGAAGAAATGCTCAACATCGACGGCTTTGACGAGGAGATCGTCAACGAGCTTCGCGCTCGGGCCAAGGATCGTTTGTTGACCAAAGCTATCGCTACTGAGGAAAAGCTGGCAGACGCCCATCCGGCCGAAGACCTGCTCTCGCTTGAGGGCATGGACAAGGATTTGGCGATGGAACTGGCGGTGCGCGGCGTAATTACCCGCGAAGACCTGGCCGAGCAGTCTATTGACGATCTGCTCGACATCGACGGCATTGACGATGATCGTGCCGGCAAGTTGATCATGGCCGCCCGAGCCCACTGGTTCGAGTAATTAGGCGCGGCCTGAGGAGAGAAGTGCATGACGCAAGTCACGGTGAAACAACTGGCCGATGAGGTCAAAACACCGGTAGAGCGCCTGTTGCAGCAGATGCGTGAGGCAGGTCTGCCGCACACCGCCGCCGAGGAACATGTGACCGACAGTGAGAAGCAGTCCCTGCTGACTCACTTGAAGAGCAGTCACAAGGCGAAAGTGGAAGAACCACGCAAGATTACTCTGCAGCGTAAAACCACCAGCACCCTGCGTGTTGCCGGTAGTAAAAGCATCAGCGTTGAAGTACGCAAGAAGAAAGTCTTCGTACAGCGCAGCCCGGAAGAAATCGAAGCCGAGCGCAAACGCGAACAGGAAGAACGTCGCGCAGTAGAAAATGCTGCACGTCAGAAGGCTGAAGAAGAAGCCAAGCGTCGCGCCGAAGAAGAAGCGCGTCGCCAGCCTGCTGCTGCGCAAACCGCTGCGGTCGAAGCCGTTGCGGCGCCTGCTGCGGTCGCCGAGCCTGTGCGCGAAAGCGCGCCGGTGGTGGCACCTGCTCCGGTACCTGCGGTTGATGCTCGCAAACGCGACGAACAGCGTCGTCCCGACAAGCCACGTGCTGACGACAACCGTCGTGGCAGTGGCGATGGCGAGCGCAAAAACGCTCCTCATCGTGCTTCGGTCAAGGAAAAGGCGCCGGCACCACGTGTTGCGCCACGTACCACTGACGAAGAAAGCGATGGCTTCCGTCGCGGCGGTCGCGGCAAAGCCAAGCTGAAGAAGCGCAACGCCCACGGTTTCCAGAGCCCGACCGGCCCTGTCGTGCGTGAAGTGAAGATCGGCGAGACCATCACTGTGGGTGATCTGGCCCAGCAGATGTCGGTCAAGGCTGCTGAAATCATCAAGTTCATGTTCAAGCTGGGCACGCCGGCCACCATCAACCAGGTACTGGATCAGGAAACTGCTCAACTGGTTGCCGAAGAGCTGGGCCACAAAGTGACCCTGGTCAGCGACACCGCCCTGGAAGATTCCCTGGCTGAGTCCCTGAAGTTTGAAGGTGAGGCGGTTTCCCGTGCGCCGGTCGTGACCGTAATGGGCCACGTTGACCACGGTAAGACTTCCCTGCTCGACTACATCCGTCGTGCGAAGGTTGCGGCAGGTGAGGCTGGCGGTATTACCCAGCACATCGGCGCCTACCACGTTGAAACCGACCGCGGCATGGTGACGTTCCTCGATACCCCTGGTCACGCCGCGTTTACCGCAATGCGTGCCCGTGGTGCCAAGGCGACCGACATCGTGATCCTGGTGGTTGCGGCGGACGACGGCGTGATGCCACAAACCATCGAAGCCGTTCAGCATGCCAAGGCTGCTGGCGTGCCACTGGTGGTTGCGGTGAACAAGATCGACAAGCCGGGCGCTGATCTCGATCGCATCCGTAGCGAACTGTCGGTTCACGGCGTGACTTCCGAAGAGTGGGGTGGCGACACTCCATTCGTACCAGTCTCGGCGAAGATGGGTACCGGCGTCGACGAACTGCTTGAAGCCGTTCTGCTGCAAGCCGAGGTTCTGGAACTGACCGCTACGCCTTCGGCTCCAGGTCGTGGTGTGGTTGTAGAATCGCGCCTCGACAAGGGCCGTGGCCCGGTGGCGACCGTCCTGGTTCAAGACGGTACCTTGCGCCAAGGCGACATGGTACTGGTCGGTTCGAACTACGGCCGCGTACGTGCCATGCTCGACGAGAACGGCAAGCCTATCAAGGAAGCCGGTCCGGCCATTCCAGTCGAGATCCTCGGCCTGGACGGCACACCGGACGCTGGCGACGAGATGAGCGTTGTGGCTGACGAGAAGAAAGCCCGTGAAGTGGCTCTGTTCCGTCAAGGCAAGTTCCGCGAAGTCAAACTGGCTCGTGCTCACGCCGGCAAGCTGGAAAACATCTTCGAGAACATGGGTCAGGAAGAGAAGAAGACGCTCAACATCGTCCTCAAATCCGACGTCCGTGGATCGCTCGAAGCGTTGAACGGCGCCTTGAACGGCCTGGGTAACGACGAAGTGCAAGTGCGTGTGGTCGGTGGCGGTGTCGGTGGTATCACTGAATCCGACGCCAACCTGGCACTGGCTTCCAACGCTGTACTGTTTGGCTTCAACGTGCGTGCCGATGCTGGCGCTCGCAAGATCGTCGAGCAGGAAGGCCTGGATATGCGTTACTACAACGTGATCTACGACATCATCGAAGACGTCAAGAAAGCCCTGACCGGTATGCTGGGCAGCGATGTTCGCGAGAACATCCTGGGTACCGCGGAAGTGCGTGACGTGTTCCGTTCGCCGAAGTTCGGCGCGATCGCCGGTTGCATGGTGATCGAAGGTGTCGTTCACCGTAACCGTCCGATCCGTGTACTGCGTGAAGACATCGTTATCTTCGAAGGCGAGCTGGAATCCCTGCGACGCTTCAAGGATGACGCTTCCGAAGTGCGTGCCGGCATGGAATGCGGTATTGGCGTCAAGAGCTACAACGACGTCAAGGTCGGCGACAAGATCGAAGTCTTCGAGAAGGTCCAGGTTGCTCGCAGCCTCTGACTCGCGCACTTCAAGAGCCGCACCGGGCAGCAGCATGAACATGCGCTGCCTGGCTGTCGGACTCTAAACGCAACGCCCGGTCTGGCTTTTGTCAGGCCGGGCGTTTGCCGCTTTCAGACCTCACGGGTTTGACCGTGGGGCAGTAACAGGTAACAAGACATGGCAAAAGAATATAGCCGTACCCAACGAATCGGCGATCAGATGCAGCGTGAGCTGGCTCAACTGATCCGTCGCGAAGTCAAAGACCCGCGCGTCGGTCTGGTCACCATTACCGCTGTGGAAGTTAGCCGTGACGTCGGTCATGCCAAGATTTTCATCACGGTGATGGGGCAGGACAGCGCCGAGGAAATTGCCCAAAGCATCAAGGTGCTCAACTCGGCAGCCGGCTTCCTGCGTATGCAGTTGGCCCGCGAGATGAAGTTGCGCAGCGTTCCACAATTGCATTTCCACTACGACGAAAGCGTCGTGCGAGGTGCGCACCTGTCGGCGTTGATCGAACGTGCCGTGGCTGAAGATAGCCAGCACCCGGTTGCGGCTGAACCCGAAGACACCAAGGAGTAATCGGTGGCTCAGGTCAAACGTATCCGTCGTAACGTCAGCGGTATCATCCTGCTCGACAAGCCGTTGGGGTTCACTTCCAACGCGGCGTTGCAGAAGGTTCGCTGGCTGCTCAATGCCGAGAAGGCCGGGCACACCGGTAGCCTCGATCCGTTGGCCACCGGCGTATTGCCGCTGTGCTTCGGTGAGGCGACCAAGTTCTCCCAGTACCTGCTCGATTCCGACAAGGGTTATGAAACCCTGGCGCAACTGGGCAAGACCACCACCACGGCGGACGCCGAGGGTGAGGTTTTGCTGGAGCGCCCGGTGACCGTTGGTCAGGCTGATATCGAAGCTGTGCTGCCAGGATTTCGCGGGCAAATCAGTCAGATACCGCCGATGTACTCGGCCCTCAAGCGTGATGGCCAGCCGTTGTACAAGCTGGCCCGTGCAGGCGAAGTAGTGGAGCGCGAACCGCGTTCTGTTACTATTGCGCGCTTGGAATTGCTGGCCTTTGACGGTAATACTGCGCGGCTTGCCGTGGATTGCAGCAAAGGCACCTATATCCGTACCCTGGTGGAGGATATCGGCGAGCAGCTCGGCTGTGGTGCGTACGTGGCAGAATTGCGACGGACCCAGGCCGGACCTTTCACGCTGGCCCAGACGGTCACGCTGGAAGAGCTCGAAGCGGTACATGCCGAAGGCGGCAACGAAGCGGTCGACCGTTTCCTGATGCCATCGGACAGCGGGTTGCTGGACTGGCCGCTGTTGCAGTTCTCGGAACACAGTGCGTTCTACTGGCTCAACGGCCAGCCGGTACGTGCCCCTGATGCGCCGAAGTTCGGCATGGTTCGGGTGCAGGATCACAATGGTCGCTTCATCGGTATCGGTGAAGTGAGCGAAGACGGGCGCATTGCGCCGCGTCGACTGATTCGGTCGGAATG includes:
- the truB gene encoding tRNA pseudouridine(55) synthase TruB; this encodes MAQVKRIRRNVSGIILLDKPLGFTSNAALQKVRWLLNAEKAGHTGSLDPLATGVLPLCFGEATKFSQYLLDSDKGYETLAQLGKTTTTADAEGEVLLERPVTVGQADIEAVLPGFRGQISQIPPMYSALKRDGQPLYKLARAGEVVEREPRSVTIARLELLAFDGNTARLAVDCSKGTYIRTLVEDIGEQLGCGAYVAELRRTQAGPFTLAQTVTLEELEAVHAEGGNEAVDRFLMPSDSGLLDWPLLQFSEHSAFYWLNGQPVRAPDAPKFGMVRVQDHNGRFIGIGEVSEDGRIAPRRLIRSE
- the rbfA gene encoding 30S ribosome-binding factor RbfA, coding for MAKEYSRTQRIGDQMQRELAQLIRREVKDPRVGLVTITAVEVSRDVGHAKIFITVMGQDSAEEIAQSIKVLNSAAGFLRMQLAREMKLRSVPQLHFHYDESVVRGAHLSALIERAVAEDSQHPVAAEPEDTKE
- the infB gene encoding translation initiation factor IF-2; amino-acid sequence: MTQVTVKQLADEVKTPVERLLQQMREAGLPHTAAEEHVTDSEKQSLLTHLKSSHKAKVEEPRKITLQRKTTSTLRVAGSKSISVEVRKKKVFVQRSPEEIEAERKREQEERRAVENAARQKAEEEAKRRAEEEARRQPAAAQTAAVEAVAAPAAVAEPVRESAPVVAPAPVPAVDARKRDEQRRPDKPRADDNRRGSGDGERKNAPHRASVKEKAPAPRVAPRTTDEESDGFRRGGRGKAKLKKRNAHGFQSPTGPVVREVKIGETITVGDLAQQMSVKAAEIIKFMFKLGTPATINQVLDQETAQLVAEELGHKVTLVSDTALEDSLAESLKFEGEAVSRAPVVTVMGHVDHGKTSLLDYIRRAKVAAGEAGGITQHIGAYHVETDRGMVTFLDTPGHAAFTAMRARGAKATDIVILVVAADDGVMPQTIEAVQHAKAAGVPLVVAVNKIDKPGADLDRIRSELSVHGVTSEEWGGDTPFVPVSAKMGTGVDELLEAVLLQAEVLELTATPSAPGRGVVVESRLDKGRGPVATVLVQDGTLRQGDMVLVGSNYGRVRAMLDENGKPIKEAGPAIPVEILGLDGTPDAGDEMSVVADEKKAREVALFRQGKFREVKLARAHAGKLENIFENMGQEEKKTLNIVLKSDVRGSLEALNGALNGLGNDEVQVRVVGGGVGGITESDANLALASNAVLFGFNVRADAGARKIVEQEGLDMRYYNVIYDIIEDVKKALTGMLGSDVRENILGTAEVRDVFRSPKFGAIAGCMVIEGVVHRNRPIRVLREDIVIFEGELESLRRFKDDASEVRAGMECGIGVKSYNDVKVGDKIEVFEKVQVARSL
- the nusA gene encoding transcription termination factor NusA yields the protein MSKEVLLVVESVSNEKGVPANVIFEALELALATATKKRFEDEVDLRVEINRHTGAYETFRRWTVVEEADLDDPAIETWPSKVAETHPGAKVGDVVEEKIESIEFGRIAAQTAKQVIVQKVREAERAQVVDAYRERLGEIISGTVKKVTRDNVIVDLGNNAEALLAREDIISRETFRVGVRLRALLKEIRTENRGPQLILSRTAPEMLIELFRIEVPEIAEGLIEVMAASRDPGSRAKIAVRSKDKRIDPQGACIGMRGSRVQAVSGELGGERVDIVLWDDNPAQFVINAMSPAEVAAIIVDEDAHAMDIAVGADNLAQAIGRGGQNVRLASQLTGWTLNVMTESDIQAKQQAETGDILRNFIDELEVDEELAQVLVDEGFTSLEEIAYVPVEEMLNIDGFDEEIVNELRARAKDRLLTKAIATEEKLADAHPAEDLLSLEGMDKDLAMELAVRGVITREDLAEQSIDDLLDIDGIDDDRAGKLIMAARAHWFE
- the rimP gene encoding ribosome maturation factor RimP; translated protein: MSSKLEQLQALLAPVVVALGYECWGIEFSAQGRHSLLRVYIDKEGGVLVDDCAIVSRQISGVLDVEDPITSEYTLEVSSPGMERPLFTLEQFASFAGEQVKIKLRSPFEGRRNFQGLLRGVEEQDVVVQVEDHEFLLPIDMIDKANIIPSFD